TGTCAAGGAGAGTTACTAATTATGTAAAACTGTAACTTGCAtcctaagaaaaaaaaaatctgaaaaaaaaaaaacaataaatggAAATAACTCTagagaaataattaaacaaataaagaaactccaattgaagaattaattaaaagatTAACAGAATCATCATCGCAATTAATCGCGGCGGTAACGAGAAGTTTATTTTTCCGTCTTGAACGAAGCCCGCTTTCACGGCGTCGTGAGAATCTAACAGCAGTAGTATAaagtgtttatttaaaaaacaaaatcaattaaaaaccTAACGGTCGCATTTTTGTTAAAACCTATCCACCCCCGTTCCCCACCAACTTTGCTCAACTCTCCCACCGACACAAACTCAACTTTCCATTTCCCCACGGCCTCCCTCCAAATATCCCCACCAAAATTGCACTTTAATGCCACATTCACTTTCAGTGTATatatttttctgggttttcagAAAGCCCAATTTTTCTTTTCGTTtaattcaaattttgtttttttttggggggattTGATGATTTTGCGAGATATGCAAGCCAAGTCACTGCAATGGGCGCCGTCGCCGGGACTCCGGGTCGGGGTCGAAACGTCTTCTTTGTCGCAGCTGGCGGTCCTGAACTTGCCCGGTGGTGCTTCTGTGAATGGCTTGAAAGCCAGGGGTTTGTTTGTAGTAAAGGCCATGGAGGTGGAGGGTTCCAGAACGGCGAGTCTGAAAGGCCACGCTGGGAGTTCAGGCACTTAGTTGTTAATTATTTGGGAATCTTTAAGCTTTTTCTGAATTGGATTTTGTTTTCCATGTAGAATTTACCCACTTATGATTTTTCATCTTTAATTTTTGGGATCTTTAAGCTTTTTCTGAACTTACCCACTCTGAATTTTCATGTATATTTGGAATCTTTATGCTTTTTCTGgattgatttttgttttaatttttttgttaaatagaTAAAAATGGGAGCTTGTTGTCTTCGGTTGGCAATTCAACCAATATTAAATGGCATGAGTGCTCATTGAACAAAACTGACAGGCAAAAGTTGCTTAAACAAAAGGGGTGTGTCATTTGGATCACCGGTCTCAGCGGTTCAGGTTAGTTTTTCCTTAATTCAAATTTGTATATtacattcacacacacacacacacacacacacatatatatatatgtataatgttCTTTATGATAGAAATATGGCATATTATATCTGGTTAGACTGTGAATCAGAACCGCATTCATATATgattttgtttaattgattCGGATTGATAGTCTAACAACATCCACAACCCGTTAGACTGTGCCGAGAGAAAGTTGCTCATCACTTGCGTATAATTGATTTTGTTTGTTCAGGGAAGAGCACGGTGGCTTGTGCTTTGGGTGGGAGTTTGTATCACAGGGGAAAGCTGTCGTACATTCTTGATGGGGACAATGTCAGGCATGGCCTGAATTGCGACCTTAGTTTTAAAGCAGAAGATCGTGCAGAGAACATTCGGAGGATTGGTATGCATGTCTATGCCTCTTTTTAATTGACTAATTCCTCTTTTTAGATAAACTACCGCTTTCGTTTTCATTATGTATTCATGTAGCATTGCCTTTGCTCTTGTATTCAGGGGAGGTGGCAAAATTGTTTGCTGATGCTGGAGTTATTTGTATTGCTAGCGTGGTTTCTCCTTATAGAAGGGATCGTGATGCCTGCCGTGCAATGCTACCTGCTGGAGACTTCGTTGAGGTCTGTAATTCACTGCTATTTAATCTCTATCACTGTTTTTCAAGTTCAACTAAGCTTTGGGCATATGCTTGGAATATTTGCTGAAGAAATTATCAGTAAAGCGAACTTGTTTTGTGAAAGGTGTTCATGGACGTTCCACTCCAAGTTTGTGAGGCTAGAGACCCGAAAGGCCTATATAAGCTTGCACGTGCAGGGAAGATCGAAGGTATATACAAACTAGTATCTCGGGTTTTGGTTACTAAATTGAGTTTGTCTTTAAAATTTAACAGCCTGCTTAAGGTACCACTGTCCTACTAAAATCTTTacgttgatatttttttttttttacgatgaGATACAAGAAACGTTGTGAATCTTATTATGGTTAATTAAACTTCTGTTTAAACAATCATTTGGAAGATTCTTAATTTTTTCTGGTACTACTGTACGCAAACCTCTAGGTGTGGGTGTGTATCTGTGAATCTTCCCTTGTGCATTGACATGGATATTTTTTGAAGTTGGTAACTTTCGCCATCTCATATATGGATCCTTAAGTGCGACTCTGATTACTAATTGAATCCTGGACAATTGGTATGTTAAATTTATTTGAAATATGTGTACCAATCCCACTCTCCATAGTGCACCGAAtcttttcattttgtattttacaAGGAGTTATGATTAAATGGCCATATTATTTATCACTTTGTCAGTTTCCAAGTCCGAAATGCTGGTCATTACTTACACTGTATCAATCCGGCATTGCAGGTTTTACTGGGATTGATGATCCATATGAGCAACCGTTAGATTGTGAGGTATGGTGTGGCTACATAGAGACTACagatatcatatatatacatacatgtttCTCTTGCTAAAAAGAAATACACATTGCGTAGTGAGAGCTGTGGGGAATAgcaacttaaaaataaaaaatttaaacttaaaacgCAATCCAGAAGAAAATATTTTCTATAGGAAAAG
This genomic interval from Malus domestica chromosome 05, GDT2T_hap1 contains the following:
- the LOC103436118 gene encoding adenylyl-sulfate kinase 3-like; its protein translation is MILRDMQAKSLQWAPSPGLRVGVETSSLSQLAVLNLPGGASVNGLKARGLFVVKAMEVEGSRTASLKGHAGSSDKNGSLLSSVGNSTNIKWHECSLNKTDRQKLLKQKGCVIWITGLSGSGKSTVACALGGSLYHRGKLSYILDGDNVRHGLNCDLSFKAEDRAENIRRIGEVAKLFADAGVICIASVVSPYRRDRDACRAMLPAGDFVEVFMDVPLQVCEARDPKGLYKLARAGKIEGFTGIDDPYEQPLDCEIVLSHKGGACPSPCEMAEEVVSYLEDQGFLQA